The DNA window CCTCATATTGTTGTGTTCCCTCTGGCGGTTCTTGTCACACTTTGCTTGAAAATTGCCATGCTTCTTAAACGTATGAGAACAATTCTGGTAGTCACAGGAATAGCGGTGTATTTCGCAGGCGGTGTAATCAGAGTTCTATTATCAAACGGGCAAATCGGCGTAGAACAAGACTTGCTGAACTGGGATAATGATTTTATTGTACCATTCCCGTTCTATAATCAGTATGTCAGCTTTCATCCCGGATTAAAGCTGTTCTGCATTATACTTGTGGCTGTATTCATTGCCGGATATTACTATTTGAGTAATTTTGTGATTGGAAAGAATTATGCCATTTATGATAAAGAGGGGCGGACTCGCTTAAAGGCAGTGAAATACAATTCATCGTCAAAGCTGAGAAGCTATCTTAAGAAAGAGTATCAAACTTTTTTCCGTAATCCGGCGTATGTTATAAATGGATTGTTTGGAATTTTTATTACACCATTTTTATTGCCTCTGTCTTTTCGGATCAGCGCAACCGCAGAGAGCATAGAACAAATAAGAGCCTTAGTATCAGCACCGGAATTTTCCTTTTATGCAGTATTGTTTGCGCTTGCGGTAATTGTACTTACGTCCGCAATCAATGTAGTGGCTTCAAGCAGTTTTTCCAGAGAGGGGGCAAGTTTTTGGATAACGAAAATCATTCCTTATTCATTAAAGTGGCAGGCGTTTGTGAAAGCCCTATTTTCTACAAGTATCTCAATTATGGGAATTATCATAAATTGCTTAATATTCAAGGTTTATTTTAATTATGGTTTTATACAGATAGGAATAATCGCTTTCGTTGGCATATTATTTGCAACGTTATGGAACTTGATCGGAGTATTTATAGACATGAAACGTCCAAAATTAGACTGGACGAATGAAACAGAAGCGATCAAACAAAATGTTAATGTGGTTTTGTCCATTTTACTTTGTATCGCAATTTCAATAGGGTATTTCTTTGCGGTAGCAAAAATGCTTCAGAAAGGATTCGCTGCCGGAGGCATTATAACCTTTCTATCATGCAGTGTAAGTGTTCTAATTTTACTTATGTGTATAGGAATTACATCTAATCAAGAGTAATTACCTTTCAAAATATGTTAGACAATTAAAAGGAGGAAGAAACTATGAGTAAAAAGAATTTGATCCCCGCGGTGTTATTGATTGGAACCTTTGTCATATTGTTTGTGGCAACATTTTTCCTTCCAGACAAGATACCGTTTCATTTCGATGTAAATGGTGAAGCTGGCTGGTATGCGAGTAAGTATTTTATCCTGCTGCTTACACCTGTTCCGTATTTGATCTATCATCAATTTACACACAAGAAAAAATGAATACAGTATTATGTAGAAAGGAGCTTAGTTTAGATGACCACTGTATTCAAAGCACTATCTGATGATACCAGACGACAAATCCTGAAGTTACTTGCAAACGGTGATATGACAGCAAAAGAAATTTCTGAAAATTTTACCATTTCAAAGCCTGCCATATCAAAACATCTTGATATTTTGAAAGAAGCAAGATTAGTGACAAGTGAACGAACAGGAATGTCCGTTACTTATTCTCTTAATGCTTCGGTATTGCAAACAACTTTAGGCGCTTTTTTGGAGTTTTTTGATACAAACAAAGCGACAGGAAAAGAGGGAAACGAAAATGAAACTATATAAAAATCTAAATATGATATTCTTGATTATATTCATCATAGGGACGGCTCTGTGTTTTAATTATCTCCCCGGTGAAATCCCTTTGTTTATGCAAAGTCCTCCCCGTTGGGTTTTTATTGGAATTTGTTTTGCTATTCTACTTTTATTAGCCATTGTAGCCTTTTTCCCTCACAAAATCTCCAAAAGTGACAATGAAGTAAGAAATGATATTACTCTAACTGCGATTAACTTCTTGGGGCTTGGGATATTTCTTTTCTATTTTGTCACGATAGCTAAATATTGCGGGTTAAAGATGAATTACATGAGAGGCATTGTGCTTATCGTGGGAGGCTTAATGGTATTAGTCGGAAATTTGTTACCACAAATGCCTTACCGCAGCCGTATCGGGTTTAAATTGCCTTGGATTTTAAAAGACAAACTATGCTGGCAAAAAACACATAGATTTGCTGGATATACAGCCATTCCATTTGGTATCATTCAATGCTTACTTGTTTTGTTTGTTCCCGATAATAACATAATCTTTATGTTTGGTGTTGGCTTTTGGATTATAATTGTGTGTGTTTATTCATTATTTTGTGTAAATACCAACCGTAAGCACAAATAATAGCTCTATCAAAATCGTGAAAAAATAATCATTGATATTTGTTAGCCGGAAAATACAGATATCAACTAATTGTAACTATTCAAAAATTATTAACCGGATCGAAAAAATGAATAATAATTCGTATGCTAAACAATACAAATACCAGAGAATTGCAGAGGATATTAAAATAGACATATTCTCAAACCGCATGAAAGGCAATACGCCATTACCTAGTATCAGAGAGTATGCTAAGAAATATTGTGTCAATCCAAATACGATTAGTAATGCACTTAATCTTTTGAAGAATGAAAATATTATATATACTTACCGGACTAAAGGGTATTTTGTAGTGGAAAATATTGAGGACAGAAGATATGCACTAGCACAAAAAGAAATATGTAATTTAATAAATATCTTATACAAAATCGGAATTGACAAACAATCGTTATTAAATATTTTATTAAAACCCCCGCAGATTATTGAACCCGTAAAGACTATAAAGGCAGGTGATAACATGGGAAAGTAATGGTCTTGACCTTTAAAGAAAATGAGGAAAGAGTTTTCCGGAAAATATTATCCATTCTGTCTGATGAACCGGAAATCAGACCCGTGCAACCACAGGCAGCACCGGTCATTTCCTTTCCCGGCCTCACAATCTATCCCTATCAGCGACAGGTGTTCCGAGGAGAGACAGAAATACCGCTGACCCATCTGGAATTTAGCGTCCTACTTTATCTGGCGCAACAGCCCGGACGGGTGTTCAGCCAGCAGCAGATTTTTGAGGCGGTCTGGAATGAGGACAGCGACACATGCCGCCATGCGGTTGTCAGTATCATCCACCAGCTCCGCAAGAAGATAGAGCCTGATCCGGCGCAGCCGGTTTATATCCAGACCATGATCCATACCGGCTATAAGTTCGTCATACCAAAGGAATAGACAATCAAATACACACATTTACCTAGAGCAATCGAATCCCCGGTTGCTCTTTTCTTATGCAAAAAAAGGAGGAAATTATTATGCAATTAGTCATTGCGGAAAAGCCAAGTGTGGCTATGAGTATCGCGTCTGTGCTGGGCGCAACCGACAAGAAAGACGGATATACCGAGGGCAACGGGTATCTGGTGAGCTGGTGTGTCGGACATCTGGTAGAGCTGGCGGACGCGGCACACTATGGAGACTACCAGAAATGGCGTTATGAGGATTTGCCTATCCTGCCGGAGCATTGGCAGTATATTGTTACGCCGGATAAGCAGAAACAGTTTCAAATTCTGAAAGACCTTATGCACCGCTCTGATATTTCCGAGATCATCTGTGCCACGGACGCAGGCCGGGAGGGGGAACTGATCTTCCGGTTTGTCTATGACATGGCCGGATGTGAAAAGCCCTTCCTGCGCCTGTGGATTTCCAGTATGGAGGAAAGTGCTATCCGCAAAGGATTTGAGACTTTAATGGACGGCCATGCTTATGACAGCCTGTATCATTCTGCCTTGTGCCGGGCAAAAGCGGACTGGCTGATCGGGATCAACGCCACCCGCCTTTTTTCTGTCCTGTACCGGCATACTTTGAATGTTGGCCGTGTCCAGACCCCGACCCTGTTCATGCTGGTACAAAGGGATGAGGCCATCCGCTCTTTCCAGAAAGAAAAATACTATTTGGTACGGATCGGCTGTGATGGAATTGAGGCGGTCAGCGAACCCTTCCGACAGGAATAGGAGGCGAAGGTTGCTTAATGCCATTGGCATGAGTGGAAAGCAAATGAAAAAAATGCTGATCTGGGAAAGCGCAACATATATCGGTGGCGCAATAGTTTTAACTGTGACGATGGGTAATTTGTTAGGATGGCTAATTTGTCAGGCTGAAATAGTAAAAAATCAGTGGGCTTTCATTTATCACTTCACATTGGTACCAGTAATCGTGTGTTTGCCGTTATTGATTTTAGTGGCGATTGCTATTCCACTGACATTCTACAAAAGCATCTGCAAGAAAAGCATTGTAGAACGACTTCGAGTTGAGTAAGTACAGAAATCCTGTCGGCTAACAGTAAAAAACTGTCGTTCAGTAATCCTTATCCTATGCCAAATCGAAAAAAGCCGAGAGGTTCATTACGAAAGTCTCTCGGCTTTTTTGCGCTCTATCGCCAACTCCACCTAAAAAATATCTCAAAGGCTTTGCGGGAAGAATATGCCGAAGTGCTGGAGGCCAAAAGAAAAGCCTATGCGGAATATAAGCAGGTACGGGAAGAAATGCGGGAACTGCAGAATGTGAAGGCCAATATTGACTATCTGCTGAGGCCATCTGCGGAAAGAGCGCAGGAAAAGCACCCCAGATGATTTTTGGGCATACTTTTATTCTCCATAGCTTGTATTCTTCGAGAAAGCGAAGTATAATAAATGCTGGAGGTATGTGCTATGGATTATATGACTTTAAGGGAAGCTGGCGAAAAATGGGGGATCTCTCCCCGGCAGATCAATAGCTATTGTTCTGATGGCCGTATTCCTGGAGCCGAAAAAATGGGACGGGTTTGGTTAATCCCGAAAGATGCAAAAAAGCCGATTGATGGCAGAACCAAACTTGGAAAGGAGCGCAAAGGGAATGGCGAATAATATTCTGCTGTTAGAAGATGACATGAGTTTGATAGATGGACTGCAATATTCTCTGAAAAAGAACGGGTATGCTGTTGAGGTTGCCCGTACTGTATCAGAGGCAAAAAGATTGCTGCAGAACATCGACCAATATGATTTGCTGATTTTAGATGTTACCCTGCCGGATGGCACAGGTTTTGAAATATGCGAGATGGTCCGCAATAGGAACGAACAAATTCCAATCATTTTTCTTACTGCTTCCGATGAAGAAGTAAATGTCATTCGAGGCTTGGATTCTGGTGGGGATGACTATATTACGAAGCCTTTCAAACTTGGAGAATTGTGTTCCCGTATTCGAGCCTTACTGCGCCGCGCCGGAATTTCTAAGAGAGAAAAAAGATCGGAGATTGAATGTGGCGATATTTCCATAGATTTTTTGAGCAATCGAGTTCTGCTGAATGGGCAGCTACTTGATCTAACCAATGTGGAATACCGTCTGCTCTGCCTTTTGGTGCGGAACGCAAATCAAATTGTCACCAGAGAAATGATCCTGAATGAGCTGTGGGATGATAACGGTAACTTCGTGGATGATAATACCTTATCTGTATATATACGGCGGCTCCGTGAGAAGGTTGAAACAGACCCTTCCCATCCCAAACATTTAATGACTGCTCGCGGGTTTGGGTATCAATGGAAAGAGGTGTCTGTATGAGTTTCCTTCAAGACAAGCAGATACGCAGATATATCATTTTTTTGGCGATCTTTGCGCTTGTGACTTTATGTGCGGGCGGTCTGTTTTTCATAGATCAGAGTGATGCTGTCAGAAGCAGCTATATTGCACATGATGAAGCTATTGCTTCTTCGCTTTTGGAACAAGGCGTTCCGAAAGACGTAATCGCCAATGCCCTGACAAGTACCGAAACAAGTCAAGGCGGAATCGAATTGCTTACGGAATTGGGAATTGAAAGCCAAGCAGCAGCTAATTCTCTGCCTTATCTTTCTCAATTTCAAAGGGACACGCTGATAACGGTATTGATTGGTTTGGCTGTTTTGCTTACTTTTCTTTTTGCCGGAACGCTTATTTTCTTCCTGAGAAGGAAAAACCTATATCAGCAGGCCGGGAAAGTAATAGAGAACTATATCAATGGTGATTTTTCCTTTCACCTTCCACAAAACAGCGAGGGAGCAATTTTTTATATTTTTGCTTCTGTTGAGCAGCTTGCCACAATGCTTCAAGCCAAAAGTGATACAGACCATAAAGCAAAGGAATTTTTGAAAAGTACGATTTCTGATATATCCCATCAGCTAAAAACGCCATTGGCCGCCATTACAATGTATCAGGAAATTATTGCGGATGAACCGGAAAACCCGGAAACCGTAAAAGAGTTTTCAGAGAAAATCGGGGTATCACTAAAGCGAATGGAAGAATTGATCCAATCCATGCTGAAAATCACCCGTCTGGACACAGGGAATATTGTCTTTGAAAAAAGGAATTGCCCTGTGACAGAATTGATCTCCCGTTCCATCAGTGAATTAACAGACCGGGCCATAACGGAGAATAAGCAAATCATCCTGAAAGGTAATTCAGAGCAGACAGTTTTTTGTGATCTGGAATGGACGAGTGAAGCCATTGGAAACATTGTGAAAAACGCTTTAGACCATACAAAGCCGGGAGATACGATTCAAATTTCATGGGAATGTACACCGGCGATACTTCGTATTTTTATTGCTGACAGTGGCAGTGGGATTGCACCAGAAGATATACACCATATTTTCAAACGCTTCTATCGGAGTAAACATTCCCTTGAAACACCGGGGATTGGTTTGGGGCTTCCGTTGGCTAAGTCGATTATCACCGGTCAAAACGGCCTGCTTTCCGTTCAAAGTGAATTGAACGAAGGCACAACATTCACAGTTTCCTTTCTTACTGAATCGTAAGATTAAATTCACCTGATTGTAAGCTGGCTTTGTTATCCTTTAGGAAAGGAGGCTGATGATATGGAAATCTTGAAAGTACAAAATTTATGTAAGACCTATGGTAAGGGCGAAGCAAAAGTTGACGCTTTAAAAAATGTTTCATTTTCTCTGGAAAAGGGAGAATTTGCTGCCGTTGTTGGTGAATCCGGTTCTGGAAAAAGCACCTTGCTGAATTGTATTGGTGCTTTAGACCTTCCTACTTCCGGCACAGTATTGATGGATGGGCAAAATCTTTTTTCTATGAAGGAGGAAGAACGCACCATTTTCAGACGGCGGAATATCGGATTCATTTTTCAATCCTTCCAGCTTGTTTCCGAGCTGAATGTGGAGCAGAATATCATGTTTCCGCTGCTTCTGGATTATCGCAAACCTGATCCGGCGGCCGTTAAGGAAATCCTGGAGCTGCTTGGTCTAACAAAGCGCCGCCACCATCTGCCAAACCAGCTTTCAGGCGGGCAGCAGCAAAGGGTTGCGATTGGCCGCGCTTTGATTACAAAGCCAAAGCTGATCTTGGCGGATGAACCCACCGGAAATTTGGACAGTAAAAACAGCCAGGATGTGATTGATCTGCTCACACAGGCTTCCAGACGCTTTCAGCAGACAATCTTAATGATTACCCATAATAAAAATCTGACCGCTTCGGTGGATCGGGTGTTCCGGGTAACAGATGGCGTGCTTACAGATTTAGGAGGGAATACGGATGAAGCATTATCTTGACCTTGTTCCTATTTCAGCAAAAGTCCATCGCAAGCAAAGCCGGATGTCCATTTTCTGTATCGTGCTGGCGGTGTTTCTGGTGACGACCATTTTTGGCATGGCAGATATGTTTGTCCGCAGCCAGATCATGAAAACGCAGGCGGAAACGGGAAATTGGCATATTGCACTACGCAATATTTCGGATGAAGATGCGGCAGTTATCGCTGCGCGCTCTGATATAGAGGCGGTTGTTGCTTATGATGTCTTAAATTTTCGCGGCGATCAGGGATATACCCTGAATGGAACAGAAACACTTATTTGCGGAAGTGATGAAGGGCTGTTCACAAAAATTCTCTCTGACATAATCGCAGAGGGCAATTTCCCGCAGAACGATAACGAGGCTATGGTATCGGTAAATGCAAAAGAAATGCTTGGCTTGTCGATTGAAGATCAGATTGCCGTCAACCTGCCTGACGGAAACGAACTTGCATTTACCATATCCGGTTTTGTTGAGAATACTGCAAATCTTATGAGCAGTGATTCTTATGGCGTGTTTATCACAACAGAAAAGTACCGTACGATCACTTCCACTGCTGCGGATGGTGAGCCATCTGAAAATAATACATTTTTTTATGTCCAGTTTTCTAATACAGGGAATATCCAAAATAGGATATCTGAATTGAAATCTCAATTTGGATTAAGTGATGAACAGGTTTCAGAAAACACAAAACTTCTCGGATTGCTTGGACAGAGCAGTGATTCCTTTATGGTGCAGGTCTATATTTCTGCTGCCGTTCTGTTTGTACTGGTTTTGCTTGCAGGCACTATGATGATCGCAAGCAGCCTGAACAGCAATGTTGCCCAGCGGACAGAGTTTTTCGGATTGATGCGCTGTATCGGGGCAACACCCAAACAGGTTATGCGGTTGGTACGGAAAGAAGCTCTCAGTTGGTGCCGTTTCGCAATTTCTGTGGGCGTTTTAAGCGGTATGGTCGTCATATGGATCTTATGCTTCATCCTTCGGCTCCTTAGCCCTGAATTTTTCGGAGAGATGCCTGCATTTAGTATCAGTGTGCCAAGTATTGTGGCGGGAATTATTGTAGGATTGCTGACGGTGCTTTTGGCCGCCCGGTCTCCCGCAAAGAAAGCCTCAAAGGTTTCCCCGCTGGCGGCAGTTTCCGGCAATGCGAATGACTTGCAGCCGATTCGGAAAGCGGCAAATACAAAGCGCCTCAAAGTGGATACCGCTCTCGGTATTCACCACGCAAAGGCAAGCCGCAAGAATTTTGTGCTGACGGTGTGTTCTTTTGCCTTGAGCATTGTCCTTTTCCTGGCTTTTTCTGTAACGATCACATTTATGAACCATACCCTGACCCCGTTGTATCCGTGGGCGCCGGATCTATCTATTGTAAGCTCGGACAATTCCTGCTCCGTTGACAGGGCATTTATCGACGAGCTGAAAGAAAATCCTGCTGTGGATGCGGTTTATGGCCGGATGTTTGCGTATGATGTGCCTGTTACGGTGAATGGGGCAGAAAGGACCGCCATCTTAGTTTCGTATGAGCAGCAGCAATTTGAATGGGCTTCTGACTATTTGCAATCCGGCTCATTGGAAACGGTACAAAGTGAATTGAATACCGGGCTGACCGTATATGATACACAAAACAGTATGCAGGTTGGCGACACGGTTACAATGCAAATTGGCGGCCAGCCTGTGGAAATACAAATTACAGGGCTTCTCTCAACCAGCCCGTTCAATAATACCGGCGATTCCGGCATTATCATTGTTTCCGAAGATACCTTCCGTCAGATCACCGGGGAAGAAAACTATACCATCATTGATATGCAGTTATCCTCTGACGCGACAGATGAAGATGTGAATGCGATTCATCGCACCTACGGAGCCGGATTTGATTTCGTAGACAAACGGATGGATAATAGCAGCACATTAGGCGTTTATTACTGTGTATGGCTGTTCCTCTATGGTTTCTTGGCGCTGATTGCGTTAATTACCGTATTCAATGTGATCAACAGCATTGCGTTGAGTGTTTCAGCCAGAACAAAGCAGTACGGCGCTTTCCGGGCGATTGGGTTAAGTACCCGCCAGCTTTCCAGAATGGTAATTGCCGAAGCATCCACCTATGCGATAACCGGCTGTGTGGTTGGTACTGTGCTGGGATTGATCTGCAATAGAGTCCTCTTTGCCCTGCTGATAAATTCTAAGTGGGGAGATCCCTGGGCTATTCCCTGGGTGGAACTTGGAATTATCGTATTGATTATGGTACTTTCTGTGGTTTTGGCTGTTCGCGGGCCGATCAAAAAGATGCAGAAGATGTCCATTGTAGATACAATCAGCGCACAGTAATAGCTTTTCAACAGTATATATAAGTGGGACTGCCACATCAATGGGAAATCATAGATGCGGCAGTCCCTTTCTTTATCTTTGGAAGGCGATGACGGCTAAGGCATAAGCAAACTTCGGACTATTTTGACCAGAAGATTATCTCATTGCGTCGTCCTTAAAGTGGTGGAATATACCCTAATTGAATAGCTTTTGTGATAGCTTCTACTGCTGAAGAAACCCCTAATTTTTCAAATATGTGCTGCAAATGATTGGATACCGTTCTCTCACTCATAAAAAGCTGTTCGGCAATTTCTTTCCTTTTAGTTCCTCCGGCCAGCAGAAGCAGAACTTGCTTTTCGGTCTCTGTTAGTTCCTCTATATAGGTTCCATCTTTTTCAAAGTAGGTGGAGCCATTATTTATTGCTTCCAGAATATGCAGCAGTTCTTCGGGTTCAATATCTTTGTTGATAAAACCTTTTGCCCCCAGCTTTTCAGCTTCTTTTCTGTAAACGGGCAGATCATATCCTGACAAAATTACAATTTTTTGGTCGGGATATTTTTGTAAAAGGTTCTGTGCCAGGAGCAGGCCATCTTCCTCGGACAGTTTTCCAAGATTGATGTCCATTAGGAGAATATCCGGCTTGTCCCTTCCAATCTTTGCCTCTATTTCATCAACGGATTTGATATTTGAAAACTGTTCAATGGATGGGAAGTCTGATAATACAATCGCCAAACTTTGAGCAAAAAGCGCATGGTCATCGACCAACAAAACTCGCATAGGATTCATCTCCTTTCATGGGAATAAAGATGCTGACATTGGTTCCTCCATTTGGATTTTCTTTGATCGTCATTTTGCCATTCAAAAAGGATACCTGCTCCTGAATCGAGGCAAGTCCGTGATGAATGGAGTGATCTTCGGGAGGGGTTGAAAATCCGGCTCCGTTGTCTGACACTTGCAGGATAATCATGTCATTTTCCTGTTGCAGCCTCACATCAATTCTTGCAGCATGGGAATGTTTGAGGGCGTTTACAGCCAACTCTCTCGCAAACCGACAGATCAGCATTGTGTACGGTTCCACTAAAAAAATATCGTCTTTACAATCCAGGGCAATCAAGGTATCACTATCATTGGTAATAGAGTCCAGGACGCTTTGAAGGTTCTCTTTGAATGTCAAGTTCTTTAATAATTTTGGATGGTATGCCTGCATCTGGGACCGTATGGAAGATGTGAGTTTTCGCAGCGTATCTTCCAATAGCTGCTGAATTTCGAGCTGCCCAGCCTTACGCACCAGATTCTTCATGGAAAGAAGATCCTGTAAAATATCATCGTGCAGGTAATTGGTAAACTCTTTTCGCAGTGCTTCTTCATGTTTAAGCTGCGCTATTGTGTATTCATAAAATGAAGGAACGGCTTCGGAGGTGTTATTCTCTGATCTGCTCGCTTTCCAAAATAACAGCAGGCGATAGAGCAGTCCACAAAAAACGAGCAAGTAAAGCAGCGTAATCGCGGTTAAAATGGGCAAACCAAACAACCATACAATTAGTACGAAGCTGGCAATGCAGAATAAAAGAAAAATAGCAGTTGTGGGCCAGCTTAATGAAAAAAATGGCTTTTGCTGATGATCCGTCCGAAAAATGATACTGTGGATACTGACAAATGTAAGCATGACGATGAGGTATAGTCCCATCTGCTCAACATAGTTTTCTTTCCGAGAAAAAGCTATCACATAGCAGATAAATGGAAGCAGGACAAAGATTGCTGAAAATAGCAGTTGCTTTCTTTGACTTCTTAAAACAAACCATACTCTTTTTCGATGAATTACAGATATAGCAATGCACCAGGCAAAGGAAACCAGAAATTGAATGTTGTAGAGAATGTAAAAAGATTCTCTGTCAATAAAAAAACTGAGGGTTGCTGTAAAGCAGAGGATGGCTGTCCCGGACAGGAATATCCTTCTTCCCTTGTAATTGGCTCCTTGAAAAAGAAACGCCTGCACAAAGTTCATCAGTTGATACAAACAAATCGGAAGAATAACAACGGATGCCGTATCTGCAAGGGAATAGGAACCAAATAGCGACAATCCAAAATGCCATCCAAATAGTATCAGGAGAATTGCAAATTGTGATAAGACAGGATTCCCTTTTACGTTTTTACCGGATATATAGTATCCGTCCCAAAACAGAAATGTCAGAAGTACAATATGAACGATATTTTCTGCTGGTATTGTAGCTCCGATAGTATTCATTACGCATAGAAATGCGATAAGCAATAGCTGATTGAGTATCATTAAGCCTTGCAGTACCATATATTTTCGTTTCAAAGAAGCACCTCCTATCCTAATATATTTTACTTCATTTGCACCATATCCGCAAGGAAGTGAAAGGTCCTGACAACCGCAGGCAGCCGGTACCCATACTGGATGCCGGCTGCCTGCAGCACTATTAGTTTATCGCTGCCTTATAGCAAGAGTGTTTTGTTACCTGATAATAGATAAAGTAAACGATGGAGAAAATTCCAATGGCCAGGGCTATGGGCAGGATAACCTCACTTGCCCGTCCCAGCACATCGTCCATCAATGCCGATTTGTAACATATAATGGCAAAAATGCTGTGCAGCATACCTATCATATAAGGGATCACAAAATAAATCTGAATCTGCCGCCGGACACAGCGTTTTATCATATTCCTATTATATCCCATGCGCTGAAGGATGTTGTAATCATCCCGATCATAGGTGACGGCAGACAGGTTTTGAAAATAGAGGATGCTG is part of the Lachnospiraceae bacterium KGMB03038 genome and encodes:
- a CDS encoding DUF1648 domain-containing protein; protein product: MSKKNLIPAVLLIGTFVILFVATFFLPDKIPFHFDVNGEAGWYASKYFILLLTPVPYLIYHQFTHKKK
- a CDS encoding winged helix-turn-helix transcriptional regulator yields the protein MTTVFKALSDDTRRQILKLLANGDMTAKEISENFTISKPAISKHLDILKEARLVTSERTGMSVTYSLNASVLQTTLGAFLEFFDTNKATGKEGNENETI
- a CDS encoding SdpI family protein, encoding MKLYKNLNMIFLIIFIIGTALCFNYLPGEIPLFMQSPPRWVFIGICFAILLLLAIVAFFPHKISKSDNEVRNDITLTAINFLGLGIFLFYFVTIAKYCGLKMNYMRGIVLIVGGLMVLVGNLLPQMPYRSRIGFKLPWILKDKLCWQKTHRFAGYTAIPFGIIQCLLVLFVPDNNIIFMFGVGFWIIIVCVYSLFCVNTNRKHK
- a CDS encoding GntR family transcriptional regulator, with translation MNNNSYAKQYKYQRIAEDIKIDIFSNRMKGNTPLPSIREYAKKYCVNPNTISNALNLLKNENIIYTYRTKGYFVVENIEDRRYALAQKEICNLINILYKIGIDKQSLLNILLKPPQIIEPVKTIKAGDNMGK
- a CDS encoding winged helix-turn-helix transcriptional regulator codes for the protein MVLTFKENEERVFRKILSILSDEPEIRPVQPQAAPVISFPGLTIYPYQRQVFRGETEIPLTHLEFSVLLYLAQQPGRVFSQQQIFEAVWNEDSDTCRHAVVSIIHQLRKKIEPDPAQPVYIQTMIHTGYKFVIPKE
- a CDS encoding ABC transporter permease translates to MRPSALSRKKNTIWYGSAVMELRRSANPSDRNRRRRLLNAIGMSGKQMKKMLIWESATYIGGAIVLTVTMGNLLGWLICQAEIVKNQWAFIYHFTLVPVIVCLPLLILVAIAIPLTFYKSICKKSIVERLRVE
- a CDS encoding helix-turn-helix domain-containing protein — encoded protein: MDYMTLREAGEKWGISPRQINSYCSDGRIPGAEKMGRVWLIPKDAKKPIDGRTKLGKERKGNGE
- a CDS encoding response regulator transcription factor, producing the protein MANNILLLEDDMSLIDGLQYSLKKNGYAVEVARTVSEAKRLLQNIDQYDLLILDVTLPDGTGFEICEMVRNRNEQIPIIFLTASDEEVNVIRGLDSGGDDYITKPFKLGELCSRIRALLRRAGISKREKRSEIECGDISIDFLSNRVLLNGQLLDLTNVEYRLLCLLVRNANQIVTREMILNELWDDNGNFVDDNTLSVYIRRLREKVETDPSHPKHLMTARGFGYQWKEVSV
- a CDS encoding HAMP domain-containing histidine kinase, with the translated sequence MSFLQDKQIRRYIIFLAIFALVTLCAGGLFFIDQSDAVRSSYIAHDEAIASSLLEQGVPKDVIANALTSTETSQGGIELLTELGIESQAAANSLPYLSQFQRDTLITVLIGLAVLLTFLFAGTLIFFLRRKNLYQQAGKVIENYINGDFSFHLPQNSEGAIFYIFASVEQLATMLQAKSDTDHKAKEFLKSTISDISHQLKTPLAAITMYQEIIADEPENPETVKEFSEKIGVSLKRMEELIQSMLKITRLDTGNIVFEKRNCPVTELISRSISELTDRAITENKQIILKGNSEQTVFCDLEWTSEAIGNIVKNALDHTKPGDTIQISWECTPAILRIFIADSGSGIAPEDIHHIFKRFYRSKHSLETPGIGLGLPLAKSIITGQNGLLSVQSELNEGTTFTVSFLTES
- a CDS encoding ABC transporter ATP-binding protein: MEILKVQNLCKTYGKGEAKVDALKNVSFSLEKGEFAAVVGESGSGKSTLLNCIGALDLPTSGTVLMDGQNLFSMKEEERTIFRRRNIGFIFQSFQLVSELNVEQNIMFPLLLDYRKPDPAAVKEILELLGLTKRRHHLPNQLSGGQQQRVAIGRALITKPKLILADEPTGNLDSKNSQDVIDLLTQASRRFQQTILMITHNKNLTASVDRVFRVTDGVLTDLGGNTDEALS
- a CDS encoding FtsX-like permease family protein, which encodes MKHYLDLVPISAKVHRKQSRMSIFCIVLAVFLVTTIFGMADMFVRSQIMKTQAETGNWHIALRNISDEDAAVIAARSDIEAVVAYDVLNFRGDQGYTLNGTETLICGSDEGLFTKILSDIIAEGNFPQNDNEAMVSVNAKEMLGLSIEDQIAVNLPDGNELAFTISGFVENTANLMSSDSYGVFITTEKYRTITSTAADGEPSENNTFFYVQFSNTGNIQNRISELKSQFGLSDEQVSENTKLLGLLGQSSDSFMVQVYISAAVLFVLVLLAGTMMIASSLNSNVAQRTEFFGLMRCIGATPKQVMRLVRKEALSWCRFAISVGVLSGMVVIWILCFILRLLSPEFFGEMPAFSISVPSIVAGIIVGLLTVLLAARSPAKKASKVSPLAAVSGNANDLQPIRKAANTKRLKVDTALGIHHAKASRKNFVLTVCSFALSIVLFLAFSVTITFMNHTLTPLYPWAPDLSIVSSDNSCSVDRAFIDELKENPAVDAVYGRMFAYDVPVTVNGAERTAILVSYEQQQFEWASDYLQSGSLETVQSELNTGLTVYDTQNSMQVGDTVTMQIGGQPVEIQITGLLSTSPFNNTGDSGIIIVSEDTFRQITGEENYTIIDMQLSSDATDEDVNAIHRTYGAGFDFVDKRMDNSSTLGVYYCVWLFLYGFLALIALITVFNVINSIALSVSARTKQYGAFRAIGLSTRQLSRMVIAEASTYAITGCVVGTVLGLICNRVLFALLINSKWGDPWAIPWVELGIIVLIMVLSVVLAVRGPIKKMQKMSIVDTISAQ